One Urocitellus parryii isolate mUroPar1 chromosome 8, mUroPar1.hap1, whole genome shotgun sequence DNA window includes the following coding sequences:
- the Tdp2 gene encoding tyrosyl-DNA phosphodiesterase 2, producing the protein MEREDSVVVAPDEGEPEGKRQRQLLCEDFASVARCDAGVAQCYLAENDWEMERALNSYFEPPVEESAEEGRPGEASPPAACVDLTSEETTDSTSSKINPSENTQQEDGSMFSLITWNIDGLDLNSLQERARGVCSYLTLYSPDVIFLQEVIPPYYSYLKKRARSYKIITGHEEGYFTAIMLKKSRVKLKSQEIIPFPGTKMMRNLLCVHVSLSENDLYLMTSHLESTRGHAKERMSQLQIVLKKMQEAPESATVIFAGDTNLRDQEVTKCGGLPDNILDVWEFLGKPKHCQYTWDTQMNSNLGISAACKLRFDRIFFRAAAEEGHIIPRSLDLLGLEKLDCGRFPSDHWGLLCNLDVIL; encoded by the exons ATGGAGCGGGAGGACAGCGTGGTAGTGGCGCCGGACGAGGGGGAACCCGAGGGGAAGAGGCAGCGGCAGCTTCTGTGCGAGGACTTCGCCTCGGTGGCGCGCTGCGACGCCGGCGTGGCCCAGTGCTACCTGGCCGAGAACGACTGGGAGATGGAA AGAGCGCTGAACTCCTACTTCGAGCCGCCGGTGGAGGAGAGCGCCGAGGAGGGCCGCCCCGGGGAGGCGTCGCCGCCCGCGGCCTG TGTTGACCTAACCAGTGAAGAAACAACTGATTCCACTAGTTCAAAAATCAACCCATCTGAAAATACTCAGCAAGAAGATGGCAGCATGTTCTCTCTCATTACGTGGAATATTGATGGATTGGATCTAAACAGTCTGCAGGAGAGGGCTCGTGGGGTGTGTTCCTACTTAACTTT GTACAGCCCAGATGTAATATTTCTACAGGAAGTTATTCCCCCATATTATAGCTATCTAAAGAAGAGAGCAAGGAGTTACAAAATTATTACAG GTCATGAAGAGGGATATTTCACAGCTATAATGTTGAAGAAATCAAGAGTGAAATTAAAAAGCCAAGAGATTATTCCTTTTCCAGGTACCAAAATGATGAGGAACCTTTTGTGTGTTCAT GTGAGTTTGTCTGAAAATGACCTTTACCTTATGACTTCCCATTTGGAGAGCACCAGAGGACATGCCAAGGAACGAATGAGTCAGTTACAAATAGTATTAAAGAAAATGCAAGAGGCTCCAGAGTCAGCCACGGTTATATTTGCAGGAGATACAAACTTACGGGATCAGGAA gtCACTAAATGTGGTGGGTTACCTGACAACATCTTGGATGTGTGGGAGTTTTTGGGCAAACCTAAGCATTGCCAGTACACTTGGGACACACAGATGAACTCCAATCTTGGAATATCTGCCGCTTGTAAGCTTCGTTTTGATCGGATATTTTTCAGAGCAGCAGCAGAAGAGGGCCACATTATTCCCCGAAGTTTGGACCTCCTTGGGTTGGAGAAACTGGACTGTGGTAGATTTCCTAGTGATCACTGGGGTCTTCTATGCAACTTAGATGTGATATTGTGA
- the Acot13 gene encoding acyl-coenzyme A thioesterase 13, with protein sequence MSGLMQNAREVMKALLRSPGFDRVLEKVTLVSAAPEKVICEMKVEEQHANKMGTLHGGLTATLIDSISTMALLCSERGLPGVSVDMNITYMSPAKIGEEIVITAQILKQGRTLAFASVDLTNKATGKLIAQGRHTKHLGN encoded by the exons ATGAGCGGCCTGATGCAGAACGCGCGGGAAGTGATGAAGGCCCTGTTGAGGTCGCCCGGCTTCGACCGAGTTTTGGAAAAG gTGACTCTCGTCTCTGCTGCTCCTGAGAAAGTGATTTGTGAAATGAAAGTAGAAGAGCAGCATGCTAATAAAATGGGCACACTCCATGGTGGTTTGACAGCCACCTTAATAGACAGCATATCAACTATGGCTTTGCTGTGCTCAGAAAGGGGTCTGCCTGGAGTCAGCGTTGACATGAACATAAC gTACATGTCACCTGCTAAAATAGGAGAAGAAATAGTGATTACAGCACAAATTCTGAAGCAAGGAAGAACACTTGCATTTGCTTCTGTGGATCTGACCAACAAGGCCACAGGAAAATTAATAGCACAAGGCAGGCATACGAAACACCTGGGAAACTAG